The Phaeodactylum tricornutum CCAP 1055/1 chromosome 8, whole genome shotgun sequence DNA segment ATGGCCTTCTTACGTGCAAGGTACTCGGGGTTGGTGTCCTTGTACAGGGAATCCGGGTTTCCAACTTCACCGTAGACAGAGTAGGGCGAGTAAAGTTTAGATGCCTGATCGGTACCATAAGCGGCCCCTTCTGAATAAGAAGTTCCGTCCCCGATCAAACCAAAGACAGAGAATCGGGGGGACTCTCCAACAGCGGCATTCGCAGCAACGGGCAAGAAAGCTGCTCCAAAAGCAGCTGCGCCCTTGGTGAGGGCCTCACGGCGGGATGCCTCCTGCGGCGGAAAGCAAAATTATTTGTCAGACTCATCATTGATATATTACATAAAGTCTTCACGCAATATAATTCTCGATGCCAGGCATGACACTATCAAGAATTAATCACGAAAGGTCCACCTGTGTGGCACCCTGCACGACTTATCAAGTAGCACTTCTAGAGACTTTAAAACCTTGTTGAACGCTATATCgactgcttttggaaaagtcttGTCAAGCTCGAGTATACAATCAATATTTCTTTCATATATCCAGTACATATTGAATTCGAATCCTCACCTGCGAGAAAGCAGCAGCGGTggcaaaaagcgaaaacaCGAGAGCGAGCTTCATGGTTACAGTTGATGTGCAATGGATCCAAATTGAATGCTGTGCTGCTCGTCGTATGGCTGCTGCTGGATGCAAAGGATGCTGTGTTGACGTCCTATCTTGCTGGGTTTCGTATCAATTGCATGCGTATCCGCAATGTTCAACCTCAAGGAATTCGACTATTTCAGTCCCAATCTCAAGCCATTCCCTCGGAGCGAAGACCAGACCATTTCTTGTAGTCCGTCCTTAGACAGTCTCTACCAACGTTTTTACGGAATTTGGCACTAGACTATCATTCTCTGAAATTTTCAGCGAAGTGTCGCGTCTAGACTTTACGCAAACTGTAAACAATTAAAGATGCAAGCAGATTCAACAAATAGCGACGGAATGACGAGAAGAGTCAAGAAAATACTAGCCCATTACAAAGAGTGTTTGTGTTGAATGCTCCGTAGGatggctaactgtaaggtgTGATTGGTATGAGCGTCGCAACGCCACCTCAACGTCATTATCTTTCGTCGGATTTCCGTTTATGGATACTGCTGCCCACAGTCGTTCCAAAATTTGTGATATACATGGATATTATTGATAAATCATTCTAGATAGCTCCTCGTAAAAGTTACTAATTGAGTAGGAATTTTTGTTAGTGTACTCTGGTTTGTCTTGTGTGAACGGAACTGAAACCAATCTTGCGCATTCGCAGAAATGCAACAGATATTGGATAGTAGTGACACCGTTGTCGGACAAAAGGCATAAAAATCGAACTCTCTAAGCTTCCCGTCCAATCGAGGGCATTTTGGATACGTACACGGTTTGCCCGGCAATCATACCCATACAGCTGATTCCAATATAAGTTGTAAACGTGAACAAAAAAAAGAACATGATACCTGCAAGAATATTGGGCGTCATCTGCACATAGTAAACTCCGGAGAGATCctggttgttgttgccgtCAGCTGCCTGATCGAGACGTCGGGCGTTGGATGCCAACATACTGCTTCCAGCTTTCTGCATGGCCTGCATACGGCGGCGAGCTTGAACGTCTCGGTCCATCTTTACCTCAGCGGTGGAACGAACAGCGGAAAGAATAACACTGCCAATCTTAGGATGCTCAATGGCGGCGACGACAGCTCTATCGATCGCCGCGGGATCAGTATTTGCAGAAATATCGACAATAAAAATGTTTGCTTCAGAGAGAAGCCGCGTTCGCTTGTTAGAGTGTTtcgctgctttggaaagcattCCGCTTTCCGAAACTTCTATTTCGAGGGGTGCTTCCAGCGACAGCAACTTGCTAGAAAATTCGCTTAATGTAACCTGGAGTACAACATCGCCGGGTCGAGCCGCGGAAGCACCCCTGGCAATGGTGTTCGATCCCTCGATGCCAGAAACATGGTGATGAATAACATGAGCATCGTCGTATTTGACAGCGATTGCTGGTAGAAAGCCCTCTGATGCCAACGCTGTCAAGGTTTCGGAACCGTCCTTGCTTCTGCGGAGAAGAAATACCACCGCCTGAATTTCAGAGTCGAGACCATCTTCGTTCAAGGTCTTGGTGAGAACATCGGAAGCATGTACATCGTGAGAACAGTGATGACCGGATCGGTTCCGCTGGTTACTCTTCCACACTACAGCTGGTGCTGAAGCAACGGATGAGACCAGCGAGAGCAAAATTACTGCCGCAGTCTTCATGGTGAATAACAGTAGTGTGGCTAGAGAACGCCGCGGTGCTGCTGCCATTTTCGGAAGCAGCAGGGAAGAGCGATCTAGACTGCTCTCGCTGGAGCGGGGTGCGTGCAACAAACTATACACAAATTTGTTTATCATTATATATATTTATTGCGACAAATGGAAATTACAGTATTAATCAGAAGGTTTAACGTCTATTTGCTGGTTTTTAATATGAATGACTCCATGATGGCATCGATGTTTAACCCATACTTCTTCCGCGGGAGCAGCATTCGGATGGAACTTTTTTAGAGATTACAGTCAACTCTTGCAAGAGCATACCTGCCACTCCAGCTAGAGAAAGGACCTGCATGAACAAAGGCTGTTTCTTGACGATTTACATATATATGAGGCGCCCACCCGATGCTGTGTTATATCCACCCAAGAATTAGTTTCCAGTTGTTCATTTAGACTTCCACCCAAACTcatcaaaagaggtttgctgGAAGTGAGATTCTCTGGGTATGGTACGGCAAATTGGATGGCACAGGTCAGCCATCTACCATGTCTATTCAAGAAACCACTTATAATTGTATTCCTGTCACTGTGAGTTTCCATAGTCACCTGCTACCCTTCCGTTTGCCCAGCTGCAGCACGCATGACCAGCTAGCTGTTCACAGGCAGACAAAAGCCATCGGCATGGTACTTTACACGTTGCTTCTCGACGGGAATCGTGCTCTCGCGTTTTGCTGTGCGACCACTAGCGACTCGATAGAGTGTAGGCCGAACCACAGCAATTGAATAGGCTGTTCTTTATATTGTTCATGAATTGCCCTAAATGCCAGATCCACAAGTTTCCAAAATAAGATTGTGGTGAAAAAGAGGTTCTATTGGGACGAAAGGCTAGAGCTAAACCGTCGACCGTCACCATCGCAATTCGTCTCGAAAGCTGCACTAGCATAGTGAAACATGTTTACTCGACACGGGCGTAGAAGATACCCTTAGTGAGAACTTTCTTAGGCACCTTTGATCCCATATCGGTGTCGGACAGCTGAGTGGCAACAAAGACACCTCCAATTTCCTGCTCTTCCGCATTGACCTTGTTGACTTCCATTTCGATACGGCCAGTAGTGATGTCGAAGGTCTTGTTGTTCTCTTTGAAAAGGTCATCGTCACCCTCTTCTCCGGATTGAAGACCAGGAAGGGCAACAGCCATGTCGTATCCGGTGGTTCCACCACGTCCCTTGGGATCAAGGAAGAGACCAGTACGGTAGGAAGGAGTATTGAAGTCGCCTCCCATTTGGAAACCAGGCTTGAAAGATCCACCGTTACCCTTGGCAACCAAGTCTTTGACGGTAAAAAGGAAAGGAACACGTTCCCCACCTGGAAGCTGAACGGTAGTGGCAGCATAATCAATGCCTTCCTGTTCCTGGAAGACGATACTTCCTCCTTCGGACTTCAAAGCACCCTCAATTCCATCAAGAGTGTACGTCTGACGAGTCATGACCTTGGAATTGACAAACTTCTTTTCGGTGCGCCCAGCCTTGCCAATTTCCTCTTCTACAGCCCAGGCCTTGGGTTCAATGCACATATCGACGAGACGTTGTCCGCCCTTGGGGGTGATGCTGTCTTCTCCGACGACTTCCGGGCAGCGGTTTGCCAAACCGGTTCCCTTGACCTGCAAGTAGGAGAGCTCATTGATCTGGCTCTTGGTTAACGCATTGGCTGGGGCCGTGGCGAGACCGAAGGCAAGGGCTCCGGCAGCGGCAACCTTGCCGACATTAGCGAGATCCTTTTGCAAAGACATGCTAAGATCGGTGGTACGCTGCAGTATCAATAAGGGCGAAAACGAAACTTGTCAGACACAAATCACTAcagccaacaacaaaaaagtTACTGCCAATAAAATTCATTGTGACGTAAACAGCGCAGACGAAGAACGAAATAAAGGGCATAATGCTCAACAGCTTTTGTTCTCTGCAACTCTCGACCGTTTCCTATCATGGCCACTGCAAAATCAACTCACGCTAACCGAGGGAATCGGGGcaaaggccgaagccgaagCAGCGAGGGCAATAGAGCAGGCGGCAGTGAACTTCATGGTCAAGATTGCTTCGGTATATGAAGAGGTATGCGACGGCCTTCCGCAGCACCAACGAGTACGAGTGGTCTTTCGTGATTGCACGGATTACGCACGTAGAACTTGCGGTAGAGTGATACAAGCAAGATATGTTTCCGGGTCTGAGTCGATCACGTCAACTTGAGTTTGATATCTTTTTCAAGCCATTTTCTTGTCATGTTTGAAATCGAAATTCCATTTTCCATACACAAACAGAAGTAAAATAGAATTTCAACTTGCCATTCTCTAAAAAATACGAGGGATTCGCTGCTGTCTTCCCCATGCCTCTGGAAGCATCCTTCGATGTGCCAGAGCAGCGACAAAGTTTTCTTTCCACATTCTTCGTCTGTGCGCGAGTCGCTTTGCAACATCGGTAACTCACCTTTTTAGGCAACCTACTTCCTTTACGATAGCCAGATCGCGCAAGTCTGCCAAGCGCCGAGCTAGCAGTCTTGAACGGCTTTATTGAAAACCTTTCGTTCCTTCGGTCTCTTGATTCATTCCCCTGAATTTAAAACTTTTTGGGAGAGGTCAGCGATCAATCCTATcgtgattcacagtcagtgactgtgagcatcCTGATCAAAGACTCCTATgtaacttacattaactaCAAACAATTGTTTGCGCGGGAAAGTAAAGCTATCCAAACGATAAAGATCTATATGTATAATGTAATACTTCAGCACTATGTTAGTTTCTATAGTGTGATTGCGTATACAGCAAAGGTATCCAGAGAAGATCACCAAGGTCCTCCTCGAAGACCTCCTTTCAAGCACCGCATGGCATTAAATAAGAGAGAGTTTATTGAAACAGAATCAGCAAGATGACGTTTTCTTGTTTCGAAATCGCGAGTACATTCATTGTATTCGCGTATTGCCCTGCAACTTTCAAGTTCCATACCCGAGGCCAAACCCCAAGGCCAAAGAAAGAGCACACGAGATCAAAGCGGTCCCGTAGCCAATTTCTATTTCGTCGTCTGCATCATCAGTCAGTGGCATGCCATAAGCTACGGCTTGGGCAAACGCCAAGGCTGCCGCGTTGCTTTGTTGTTGATGCGATACCGTAGCGGCCGCTTCCTCTTTGCCCGGAGCCACAAACACGTGCCGCGACGGTTCGCGCTTTTTGGTAGTAAAAGCCAATGACAGATCCAGAGTCGCTACCATTACCAGCAACATCCAAAGCCGTAAAGACCGCATGCTCAAGACTTGGATTTAAGGAGTTCCAAAGTCTTCGCTTTTCGACAATAGGTCCAGTCTAATATCGTCTTTGAAAGCAGCGTCCCTGATGTAGCAATCTGCTCCGCTCTAGTTCGCAACAACTGATGTTTGTTCAGAAGCGTTGCCGTCAACAACTCGAACGGCCTGGCCTGATTGTCCCTGTAAAATATGCGATATCGCTAGTCTGATGGCTGCGGCTGCACGGCATGCAAGATGATTTCTGCTGCTGCCGAGGTTCTCTGCCGCACGCCTTGCAAACCCGCAGCCGAAAACATTCTGATAGTGAGCAAGAATACCCTATGTCTGACGTAAGTCAATTGGAATAAGTATTCTGTCATTTTCGTTTGTCGCCGTCGTGGATTCGTCTCGATTTCCATCAGTACCCTCCCTAACCCAAGCGAGTTTTGCCTTCGTGTGCCGTGGGaaactacctacctacctagcttgactgtgagtcactACACGGGACTACTCTGAAAGGTGCACACCTTGGTAGTTCTGCCACGCGCCAACTACAATGGTCACATTCGTTTGAGTCCCTTGAGCGTCGTCACCGAACTTTGGTCAGTGACACGACGAAGCGCGCAATCTGGGAAGGCTTTTGTTCTTTTGCTCGCTTGCTCGTGAGAGTAGTGAGAAGCTTGGCGGCGGTGTGCCTACGGACGGCATCAGTTCAGTCAGGGTCAGTCGACCGAGCGAAAGCGTAGGAAAGAAACGAgtgcattgactgtgagttgctATTCGATCTTCCCTACATTTGCGGGATCATCTGGTTCGAGAAATCTCGCACTTCTTGTATCGATCCGCCATGACGACACTTTCCTCTACTACACCTAGACCAAGCGTGCCCAAACGAGCGGATCAACGATCGACAATCACAATTCTTTTATTAGGCGATGGTACGTGGAAAAATCAGTGAGAACGATGAAAAAATGTGACCCATTGAAAATGTGGATAGCTTGATTGAGTCACTGAAGGCAGCAATGTATCCAAATGTTTGCCTATTGAGAGATTTGTAACAAAATCACGTTTTTACAGCGGCCTGAAGAAAACCGCAAGCCGTTTTCTGCAGTAGAATTAGCTCGATTCCCCTTTCATTTTTATTTGCCTACATCTCTATCGAACGGAATCTTTCTGATCTCGTATTTCTTATATTGCATCTTTTCTCTACAGAGGGAGTTGGGAAATCCTCGTTGATATCCACCTTTGTCTCTCGATACTTTTCTGAGGTCGTCCCTGGCATCATGACTCGTGTTCGTTTGCCGCCGGATCCAGAACTGTCCTGTGTCACCACTATAGTAGACTCGCAGGGGGGCGACCTTGCCTTGCTACAGGCAATGGCCACTCGCCGCTCTATGATGCAACACCATTCGTCGGTGCACGGTAGCACGGACTCACTAGCCGCGCTCATGGAGCGGGCGGAAACCAGTATGATGACCCAGCAATCGTCCGCTCCAGAACAAACAACCACGCCGACCGTTAAATCTTCTGGTATCGAAAACGTCGACTCAATTGTTTTGGTGTACGATTTGGACCGAGTAGAAACTTTTTTTCGTTTGGAGAATCATTGGTTGCCTTTGATTGAAAGATGTTACAACGGGAAGGTAAGCCGATTCTCACACTGTTCGTTCCGGATCACTGTGTTGCTACGCTGCTCCAGCGAACCATAtcttactcacagtcacaatGCCGCTGCAGGTTCCAATCATTGTGGCGGAAAACAAACTAGATCTCTTTCGCCCTTCCAGTACGGCGGGGATGACGGACGAGCAAGCTGTAGcgcgacaacgacaacagaTTGTCTCCCTCCTACAACGATTCCCATTTGTCCGACAATGCATCAAGTGTAGTGCCAAGAACTTGGTACGGGTTGATGATGTCTTTCTGAAGGCGCAACAGGCAGTCCTCTACCCCTTCACTCCGCCCTTGTACGATCTCGAACATGGACGCTTGACAGAGGAGTGCAAAAGAGCCTTTACTAGGATCTTTCGAATGTACGATTCGGATCGTGATGGATTGTTGAGCGACGTTGAATTGAATCGCTTTCAGATCGAAACCTATCACGTAGCAGTCTTTGATCGGGATTTTTCGGCCTGGAAGAAGGTAGTGTCGCGCAACAACCCCACCGACGAAGTTGTGATTCAAGACGGCAAATTCACAATCGCTGGTTTTTTTGCAATTTTCGATCTCTTCATCAGTCAAAATCGACTTGATGTTGTATGGCAAGCTTTGCGCGAGTTCAATTATG contains these protein-coding regions:
- a CDS encoding predicted protein, which produces MRSLRLWMLLVMVATLDLSLAFTTKKREPSRHVFVAPGKEEAAATVSHQQQSNAAALAFAQAVAYGMPLTDDADDEIEIGYGTALISCALSLALGFGLGYGT
- the PsbO gene encoding oxygen-evolving enhancer protein 1 precursor (oxygen-evolving enhancer protein 1 precursor (PsbO) gene, GenBank Accession AY191862, contains bipartite plastid targeting presequence, signal- and transit-peptides predicted at N-terminus with conserved motif at signal peptide cleavage site, additional thylakoidal signal peptide present), whose amino-acid sequence is MKFTAACSIALAASASAFAPIPSVSRTTDLSMSLQKDLANVGKVAAAGALAFGLATAPANALTKSQINELSYLQVKGTGLANRCPEVVGEDSITPKGGQRLVDMCIEPKAWAVEEEIGKAGRTEKKFVNSKVMTRQTYTLDGIEGALKSEGGSIVFQEQEGIDYAATTVQLPGGERVPFLFTVKDLVAKGNGGSFKPGFQMGGDFNTPSYRTGLFLDPKGRGGTTGYDMAVALPGLQSGEEGDDDLFKENNKTFDITTGRIEMEVNKVNAEEQEIGGVFVATQLSDTDMGSKVPKKVLTKGIFYARVE
- the OEE3 gene encoding oxygen-evolving enhancer protein 3 (Oxygen-evolving enhancer protein 3, chloroplast precursor (OEE3,located in the thylakoid lumen, possesses plastid targeting signal), whose product is MKLALVFSLFATAAAFSQEASRREALTKGAAAFGAAFLPVAANAAVGESPRFSVFGLIGDGTSYSEGAAYGTDQASKLYSPYSVYGEVGNPDSLYKDTNPEYLARKKAILAETRKRLQKLPAYIEKKKWFEVTTELSRFMYETRGAIDFLGKSPEQKKKAVAFFKAIEKTNLSARQKDQAAAASAAADTISTLDAFTSSL
- a CDS encoding predicted protein; the encoded protein is MINKFVYSLLHAPRSSESSLDRSSLLLPKMAAAPRRSLATLLLFTMKTAAVILLSLVSSVASAPAVVWKSNQRNRSGHHCSHDVHASDVLTKTLNEDGLDSEIQAVVFLLRRSKDGSETLTALASEGFLPAIAVKYDDAHVIHHHVSGIEGSNTIARGASAARPGDVVLQVTLSEFSSKLLSLEAPLEIEVSESGMLSKAAKHSNKRTRLLSEANIFIVDISANTDPAAIDRAVVAAIEHPKIGSVILSAVRSTAEVKMDRDVQARRRMQAMQKAGSSMLASNARRLDQAADGNNNQDLSGVYYVQMTPNILAGIMFFFLFTFTTYIGISCMGMIAGQTVYVSKMPSIGREA